The Psychrobacter sp. P11G3 genomic interval TCGACACTAAAGGAGAAATAAATGACTATGTCGAATAACACTCCTGAGCAAAAAGATAGCCAAAACAGTAAGCAGCGTAACCCAAAGGCAATGAAAAAAAAGCAGATGAAGCTATGGTTCTTAATTCCGCTTATCCTCTTTTTTGGTTTGGTAGTTATATTGTACATGCGCTTAGGTAAACCAACAGACATTGTGACCAATACCGCTCTTGAGCGTCCGGTTCCTACCTTTGAGCTGCCGGTATTAGCAGATACTACCCGTACTATCACCAATGATAATTTGCCGGATAAGCCGTTCTTACTTAATGTTTGGGGCTCATGGTGTCCAACTTGCGTTATTGAGCATCCGTTTTTAATGCAACTAGAAGAGCGCGGCGTTGATATCGTTGGTGTGAATTATAAGGATGAGATTGGTAATGCGCTCAGTTACTTAAACCGAGGCGGTGATCCATTTTCTATGTCTATTCAGGATTCATTGGGTCAGTTTGCTCTAGACTTAGGCATAACTGGTGCGCCCGAAACCTTTGTTGTGGATGGAGATGGCATCATTCGTCAGCATATTGTTGGTGAGATTAATGAAGCCAATTGGCAACAGCGTGTTAAGCCGTGCCTGACCGTACTTAATGAGGCTAATAAGAACAACGATAGCCCTGATCTCATTCAGGTTGAGGAGATGTGCAAATGAACGTTACTCGAATAAGAGCTCCTCAAATAAAACTCAATATAATTTTAAAACTAGCAAGCTTAATACTAGCGTGTCTGCTTAACATGACGGCAAACGCAGCTATTGACGTATACGATTTTGATTCACCACAGCAAGAAGCTCAGTATCGTGGATTAATAGAAGAGTTTCGCTGCCCAAAATGCCAAAATCAAAACCTTGCAGCCTCTGATGCACCGATTGCACAGGATCTAAAGCAAAAAGTCTATGATTTAATTAAAGATAGACGTAGTGATGCTGAAATACGCGCCTATATGCAAGAGCGCTACGGTGACTTTATTAGCTACAAGCCGCCTATGCGACCATCGACATGGATCCTATGGTTTTTTCCACCACTATTATTGCTCGTCTTAATTGTTGGTTGGTTTTGGCAAAGTAAACGCCGCCAAGTTGTCGCCCGTGGCCAAAACGGCGTTACAGTGAACAGTACTGCTGCCTTGACCTCTACGGAAAAGGCTGAGCTTGATCGTCTATTATCGCAAGCTGAGAGTGTCGACCACGACATTACTAGCCTAGAGGACAAAAAATGACTCTATTTTCTACTTTTGGCTTATTTGTAACTCTAAGCTTGCTGATTGCTCTTATATTTTCGCTGATTGCTATTATGCCATGGCTACGAGCACCGCGTTTGCAGTCCAAACCAATAGACAATCAACTGCTAGATATTAATGTTGCAGTATTTCGCGAACGTTTAGCTGAGCTACAAACAGATAAAGACAGCGGTACTATTAATAATAGCCATTATCAAAATCAAAAGCTGGAACTGGAGCGTCAGCTATTAGATGCGCAGCGTCAGATAACACCTATGGTCACCCCTGATGTCAAAAGCAGTTTAATTGTCGCAGCTTGGATCCCAATATTGGCTGCAATGGCGTATTTACTAATAGGTAATCGTACGCCCGTGTTTGATTTGTGGACAGCTGAGGACAAAGTAGGACAAGTGGCTGACGACCTATTGACAGCTAAAATTGACAAGCCGCCATCATGGGCGTTTGAAGATGGTCGTCAACTGATTAGCGCCATGCAAACCAATGTTCATCGTAATGCTGATGATCCTAATCGCTGGATGCGCCTATCCGAGCTTTTCTTATCTATGGAGGCAACTGATTCTGCGCTGGAAGCCTTATCTCGTGCCTATCGTTTAGCTCCTGAAAATGAAGAAAT includes:
- a CDS encoding cytochrome c-type biogenesis protein, giving the protein MTANAAIDVYDFDSPQQEAQYRGLIEEFRCPKCQNQNLAASDAPIAQDLKQKVYDLIKDRRSDAEIRAYMQERYGDFISYKPPMRPSTWILWFFPPLLLLVLIVGWFWQSKRRQVVARGQNGVTVNSTAALTSTEKAELDRLLSQAESVDHDITSLEDKK
- a CDS encoding DsbE family thiol:disulfide interchange protein, giving the protein MTMSNNTPEQKDSQNSKQRNPKAMKKKQMKLWFLIPLILFFGLVVILYMRLGKPTDIVTNTALERPVPTFELPVLADTTRTITNDNLPDKPFLLNVWGSWCPTCVIEHPFLMQLEERGVDIVGVNYKDEIGNALSYLNRGGDPFSMSIQDSLGQFALDLGITGAPETFVVDGDGIIRQHIVGEINEANWQQRVKPCLTVLNEANKNNDSPDLIQVEEMCK